One segment of Macrotis lagotis isolate mMagLag1 chromosome 1, bilby.v1.9.chrom.fasta, whole genome shotgun sequence DNA contains the following:
- the ID2 gene encoding DNA-binding protein inhibitor ID-2 yields MKAFSPVRSVRKNSLSDHNLGISRSKTPVDDPMSLLYNMNDCYSKLKELVPSIPQNKKVSKMEILQHVIDYILDLQIALDSHPSIVSLHHQRPGQNPSSRTPLTTLNTDISILSLQASEFPSELMSNESKALCG; encoded by the exons ATGAAAGCCTTCAGTCCTGTGAGATCTGTCAGGAAAAACAGCCTGTCCGACCACAACCTGGGTATCTCCCGTAGCAAAACCCCGGTGGACGATCCTATGAGTTTGCTCTATAACATGAACGACTGCTACTCCAAATTGAAGGAGCTGGTGCCCAGCATCCCCCAGAACAAGAAAGTAAGCAAGATGGAAATCCTGCAGCATGTTATTGACTACATCTTGGACCTGCAAATAGCTCTAGACTCGCATCCCAGCATCGTCAGCCTTCATCACCAAAGGCCGGGACAAAATCCATCTTCTAGGACACCTCTGACCACTTTAAACACAGACATCAGCATCCTTTCCTTACAG GCTTCTGAATTCCCCTCAGAGCTAATGTCAAATGAGAGCAAAGCACTCTGTGGCTAA